In Sphingobacterium sp. R2, the genomic stretch AGATTCTTGGTTGAGCCAGTTGATATACCAGTAAGGCACTAGTGATGGCAATTACGGAAGTCACGGATATAATTCCCGCCATATGATCAAAGCCGACGTATTTAAAAACAAAAGCCAACGGATCTTTTACATTCAATTCTGTATAATTGACCATTCCTGTCAATACCAAGGTTATGGCTACATACAGTACTGTACAAATCAATAAACAATAAATCATGGCTTTAGGCAGGTCGCGCTGTGGGTTTTTACACTCTTCGGCAGTTGTCGATATCGAATCAAATCCGATGAAGGCAAAGAACACAGCGGCAACACTTCCGAGTACACCTTTAAGGCCATTAGGTGCGAAAGGAGTCCAGTTTTCGGGCTTTATGAAGAATATTCCACCAAATATTACCGCTAGAATAATAGCAACTTTGATCATCACCATGATCATACTCGCTTTTTGAGATTCCTTTATACCGATATAAACCAACCATGTGACCAAAAATGTAATGACCCCCGCTGGTAAATCGAAAATAATAGGTAGCCCTCCGATTCGTGGAGCGCTATTAAAAGCATCTAACCCATGCTGATCGATTGCAGTTAAGGCAGACGCACCATGCTGGTTCATTTTGTCCACAGCATCGTACGCGTAGCCTGGAGCCATGGATAACCAAGGAGGTATGTGAACACCAAAGCCCTCCAGCATGGAAACAAAATACTGCGACCACGAAATCGCAATAACCGTATTCGAAACCGCATACTCTAAAACCAATGCCCAACCGATGATCCAGGCAAACAATTCACCAAATGCCACATAAGCATAGGTATACGCCGAGCCCGAAACAGGAACTGTACTGGCAAATTGCGCATAAGCCAATGCCGTAAAAACACAGGCAAAAGCTGTAAAAACAAAGAGAAGTGATACTGCAGGCCCACCTTCATAACTGGCCAGTCCGATTGTGCTAAAAATTCCAGCTCCAACAATGGCGGCGATACCCAAAGAAACCAGATCTGTTACACCCAACACCTTTGCAAGGCCTGTTCCCTCCTCTTTTTGAGTGTCATGGAGAATCTGATCAACACTTTTCTTCCGAAAAAGTCTATGTGACATGTAAATTTAGTTTTGGTACTTAAAATTATGCGAAAATAAATATTTTCAAGGTCTTATACTATTGGTATTTTTTGATAGGCTAACTAAAGTCCATCAGCTCATATTGAATATACTGGTAAATTTCCTGATAATCGGCCAACCGTGTATGCAAATAGGAAATTAGCTGTTCTGTCAAAAGATGTCTTTGCTCGGCTGAAACATCAAAATGCCACAATCGCTTACAAATGTTGAAAAGCGCACCTGCAATTTTTTCCATTTTCGCATAGTCGTAAATATACTTCCAGTCTATAAACTGATGATAGAATTTTTCAAACTTCGGAATGTCATGAAGTTGATTTATTGCCAAAAACTTTCGCAGGGCATCTTGGTTGACATGTATTAGCGCGGCGTAGAATTTATCGATGGAAACAGCGCTCTTTTGTGTGAGTATATGATCCAACAAAAGCTCTAGGCCAATATGTGCCATAAAGGAAGGCCGGATAGGCATTCCCACCAAACTAGGCTGAATTTGTAATTTGAGCTGATGGGTATGATGAAAAAAATAGTTTGAATTATGAAAAAGTCGATCCACTTCAATATGACGGTTCCAACCGATATACATTTGCTCCAATAAAGGGTTATTCAAAAGCTCATCTTCATACTGACGAGGCTTTAGCATAAAAGATTTATCAGCATTCTTTAATAGATCGGGTAACAATCCACCTACAATACGTTCGGGGTTAGTGGCAAACCGCTCAAAATAAAAATGTGATAAAAAATTCATACCAGCTTATTAGCGTGTGGTTTTATACGGATTTATTCGCTCAATATACGCTTAATCTCCTATCTTTGCATCTTGTAAATTAAAA encodes the following:
- a CDS encoding amino acid permease; this translates as MSHRLFRKKSVDQILHDTQKEEGTGLAKVLGVTDLVSLGIAAIVGAGIFSTIGLASYEGGPAVSLLFVFTAFACVFTALAYAQFASTVPVSGSAYTYAYVAFGELFAWIIGWALVLEYAVSNTVIAISWSQYFVSMLEGFGVHIPPWLSMAPGYAYDAVDKMNQHGASALTAIDQHGLDAFNSAPRIGGLPIIFDLPAGVITFLVTWLVYIGIKESQKASMIMVMIKVAIILAVIFGGIFFIKPENWTPFAPNGLKGVLGSVAAVFFAFIGFDSISTTAEECKNPQRDLPKAMIYCLLICTVLYVAITLVLTGMVNYTELNVKDPLAFVFKYVGFDHMAGIISVTSVIAITSALLVYQLAQPRIWMTMSRDGLLWKKFATIHPKYKTPSFATIVTGLVVAIPSLFFKMDFFVDLTSVGTFFAFILVCAGVLYMDYSGLSAKSKFKVPYINGKYVVGGGLLIAIVLIFIYGQGTVQEWKSLSVLEIIEHKMLVIIFWLTWLGLSIYSFKMNFSLLPVVGILINLYLMTELGASNWIIFVIWLVIGLAVYFMYGYKHSKLNKQAQV